CCGGCACCGCAAATCTCAATGGGGAGCTTCTCGCACTTGGTGTCGCCCACGAACTTGCCGGCTTGCTTCTCAACGTACTTGGTGGTACAAGAGGACTCGTAGACAGTACGGCACTCCTCGGGTCCTTGACCATTGCAAATCTTCTCCAAAGGACGGTAGCATTTCTTCACTTGCTCCTCAATGGCTTGTTGCTTGAACGTGATCTGGCAAGACTTTTCAAAGTTCTCTTCACAAACCTCTTCTTGAGCGGGCGAGAATTCCGTCACATAAGTGTAGTGACACTTCTCCACATTCTTGTGGGTGCATTCAAGAATGGGATCCTTCTGGATGGAGGTCACGgtctcctctttttccacaCAACAAAGGCCGGTCTCGGGGTCGTTCTGGCAGCCGCTGAAGTCAACACCGCCATTGACGGCATTGTTGGATTGACGACCTTGTCGTTCACCACGACCACGAATGATATCGCCATTGGCCAAAGCCACAGCAGCGAGCACAATGAAGAACTGAAATTGGAGAAGGCTCACTTTAATTTTTCTTCTATTGAAACAAATTCCTCAAGATAGTGCATTTGCAGTGTTGACCTCTCTCATCCAGCACATTTTCCAAAATAATGCTCATTTTAGTCGCTCACCTTCATGTTTCCGGAAAAGGATCTGTGAGGTGTTGCCGTTGTTGAGTCAAGTTGACAATTGATGTGAAGTTTGAAATGTTATCCCGATATTTATACCCCTGAGCCATGGGCAACAATCATAAGCTCATCTCCACATCCTCGTTATCCTGGGCATCTCTGCCCACGAGGAACATGGCGGGACAAATTTTCCCCCCCTATTACTTTTTGACGTATTTTACAGGAAGCACAGGTGGACGCTGGCGGTTTGCCCCTCCTCTCATACATTGAATTGAGTTGGTTGAGAAGAATGCTGTTGAGCGTAATTTCGTGACCAAGACGTAAACGGCGTCTGTTGCTCATGATTCCATGTGAATCTTCTTCGAGGGCCCTTTGTTGTTGGGGTTAGTTTACGAGAGCTTGGTGGCGTAATCTCACTTGCCCGCTGATCTGACATAAGAGTGTTCAGTCTAGCGAGATCCTCCCTCCATCTGAATTCGAACCTCTGCAGGAACAACGGTAACGGTACCAATTACAaccataacatttttttacaaagtcAATGAAATAGCCATTTAAACTTTCTTTCCGTACCGAACAATTTTGGAGCAGCtcaatcaacaaacaaaaacgtCTTTTTCATAAATTTTCATCCCCTTCCCATTGCCATTGTGCACATTAGACTTTTGTCATGTATCACAAATATGTAGTCGTGACTTTGCTGTCTGCAGAGACTTGAAATATACTGGCTGGGATTTTGAACTGTTAAAGGTGGAAAAGTTCTCCAACAATTTCATAATCCTTCCAAAGTCATAAAACTGATTCAATTTCTGCAAGTTTTCATAtgcaaaattattgacttTGAATGATGACAAGGATTTTATCCATTATCCATTTTTACACTGATCCATGGCTTGGATCTGTTCATCTACATCTTCAGTCTGATCAAGGCTGTCCCACGGCCAGATATCCAATAAATTGAAGTTTACCAAAAGATTTGTATGATCTGTGAGTAATTGTCTTCCAgttttctcgattttttcgTCGAATCATTAGGATATTTACAACCACTGGAGCGTGATCCCTCATACCATCTACATGTGTATGTCCCGCTACTCAATGGTAACCAATCCTTTTGTCTGGCGTTGGCAAACGAAAGTGTTTCCTGAAAAGGCCGCTCACCAGCACATTCAGTCCTTTTAAATGAACCTCAACCCATATTGATGGAAACTTTTGGCTCATGTGGTTTGATTTGAATAGAAGTTTTTGGTATGAATGTTGGCTTATGGTCCAGTTAAACGACACACAGAGCCTCACAGGCTCACAgattggacttggaacctgctccaactTTCTGCGATCTGTGACAGACtttggataaacgttattctccaccgattagttggcggcgctcattttttaatttgtg
This Tigriopus californicus strain San Diego chromosome 7, Tcal_SD_v2.1, whole genome shotgun sequence DNA region includes the following protein-coding sequences:
- the LOC131883580 gene encoding uncharacterized protein LOC131883580: MKFFIVLAAVALANGDIIRGRGERQGRQSNNAVNGGVDFSGCQNDPETGLCCVEKEETVTSIQKDPILECTHKNVEKCHYTYVTEFSPAQEEVCEENFEKSCQITFKQQAIEEQVKKCYRPLEKICNGQGPEECRTVYESSCTTKYVEKQAGKFVGDTKCEKLPIEICGAGCVTEEGPEECHDKTITSLLDVPEEVCDLNPQKTCRLQTKLVPSLKPEHECTIIPQEICNLKFTSPQQVEKPLKTKWCLDPSAPVPDQTYDEANAGAAPLGRK